The proteins below are encoded in one region of Rhodothermales bacterium:
- a CDS encoding HAMP domain-containing protein — protein MATKKSSTTTPPANAPAASSAKAPRSTEAPAAEVDGLRGITPRALLDVLTAVQKGDFSVRLVVDENGTAARVADALNTVIAQNEEMTAELGRVADAVGKKGRLAERASISGATGGWRSIVDSVNELIFDLGQPVHEVERVIGAVAKGDLSQKMDLEIDGRAMRGEFLRTGKIVNTMVDQLSAFASEVTRVAREVGAEGKLGGQAEVPGVSGTWKNLTDNVNSMASNLTAQVRNIAEVTTAVANGDL, from the coding sequence GTCCAGTGCGAAAGCGCCCCGCTCCACCGAGGCGCCTGCCGCCGAGGTCGACGGCCTCCGGGGCATCACCCCGCGCGCCCTCCTCGACGTGCTCACCGCCGTTCAGAAGGGCGACTTCTCAGTCCGCCTCGTCGTGGACGAAAACGGGACGGCGGCGCGCGTTGCCGACGCGCTCAACACCGTGATTGCGCAGAACGAGGAGATGACGGCCGAGCTCGGCCGCGTCGCCGACGCCGTCGGCAAAAAGGGACGGCTCGCGGAGCGGGCCTCGATTTCCGGCGCAACCGGCGGGTGGCGCTCCATCGTCGACTCCGTCAACGAGCTCATCTTCGACCTCGGGCAGCCCGTCCACGAGGTCGAGCGCGTGATCGGCGCCGTCGCCAAAGGCGACCTGTCACAGAAGATGGACCTCGAGATCGACGGCCGGGCGATGCGCGGGGAGTTCCTGCGCACCGGCAAAATCGTGAACACGATGGTGGACCAGCTGTCCGCTTTCGCGAGCGAAGTGACGCGCGTGGCGCGCGAAGTCGGCGCCGAGGGCAAGCTCGGCGGGCAGGCCGAGGTGCCCGGCGTCTCGGGGACGTGGAAGAACCTCACCGACAACGTGAACTCGATGGCGTCGAACCTCACGGCCCAAGTTCGCAACATCGCCGAGGTCACGACGGCCGTGGCGAACGGCGACTTG